The Peptoanaerobacter stomatis genome includes the window GTATATATCTGTGTTGTAGATATTGAACTATGTCCCAATACTTCTTGAACGAGTCTTAAATTTGCTCCATTTTTCAAAAAATGAGTTGCAAAAGTATGGCGTAATTTATGCGGAGTTATATCTTTTCCTATGTTGGAATATGATATTATCTTCTTTAATGCGATTTGGATATATCTTGCCGATAATCTTTTGCCTTTGTGAGATACAAACAATGCATCATCATCGGTGTCCATAGCGTATCTGTATTCAAGATATTTTTCTATAAGGTTATCATTATCGTGCAATTCTTTTGCTAATTCCTCTATATTTATAGGCACTATTCTTTCTTTATTTCCTTTTCCGATAATTGATAAAAAATCAGTTTTTTTAGTCTTTTCCATATCGCCTATATCCAAAGATATAAGCTCTGAAATTCTAAGACCTGTATGAAGAAAAAGGTTTATTATAAAAAAATCTCTCGATTTAGCAAATTTATCTTTATAATAATCCATTATACTGTTGTTTATCTTCTGTATCTCATCTATTTCGAGATATGTAGGAAGTTTGCTTTTTACTTTTGATTTAGATTTTATTATGCTTTCTTTAGGAATAGGAGATTTTGTTAAAACTTCCGTTTCTATCAAGTACTCAAAAAATAATTTTAACACATATTTCTTTCTATTTATAGAAATCGTAGAGTTGCCTTTTTCTGAAACTAAATAAGAATAATAAATATTTATGTTTATTGGTTTTAAATTATTAATAGGTATCTTTTTTAACAATTCATTATTGTTTTTAAAATCAAAAAAAACTTTTAAATCTCTAAAATATGAGTATATAGTATTTTTGCTTTTACCGGCAGTATTAAGAGCGTTCAAAAAAGAAGTTATATAGTAAAAATCATCTTCAGAATAACTATCATCTAATTTAAAAATAAGTTCATTTATATTCATATAAACTCCTTGATCGTCGGTTTTATTATATAAGTATTTA containing:
- a CDS encoding tyrosine-type recombinase/integrase, translated to MNINELIFKLDDSYSEDDFYYITSFLNALNTAGKSKNTIYSYFRDLKVFFDFKNNNELLKKIPINNLKPININIYYSYLVSEKGNSTISINRKKYVLKLFFEYLIETEVLTKSPIPKESIIKSKSKVKSKLPTYLEIDEIQKINNSIMDYYKDKFAKSRDFFIINLFLHTGLRISELISLDIGDMEKTKKTDFLSIIGKGNKERIVPINIEELAKELHDNDNLIEKYLEYRYAMDTDDDALFVSHKGKRLSARYIQIALKKIISYSNIGKDITPHKLRHTFATHFLKNGANLRLVQEVLGHSSISTTQIYTHSNKQDLMDAMKKNNIKY